In Brevinema andersonii, the sequence TTTACCACTATGATGAATAGAGTGGTAAATTATGTCAAGGAAATGTGAATTATCAGGAAAAAAACCTATGTTTGGGAATAATATTTCTCATTCACACAGAAAAACTCGTACTAAATGGACTCCTAATCTGCAAAAAAAGACATTTGTTGATGAGTGTGGTAATAAAATTACATTACGTGTTTGTGCTAAAATTTTAAAAACAATTGATCGTTTTGGTTTTGATGTAGTTATGAAAAAATTCA encodes:
- the rpmB gene encoding 50S ribosomal protein L28; translated protein: MSRKCELSGKKPMFGNNISHSHRKTRTKWTPNLQKKTFVDECGNKITLRVCAKILKTIDRFGFDVVMKKFKKNGKIVIK